Within the Legionella pneumophila subsp. pneumophila str. Philadelphia 1 genome, the region TATATATGGAGTTGAAAAAGCATAGAATTTCTCTTCATTATGAATAGTTACTGCAATATCATACCAATCACTTTAATAGGATTGGACAGAATTAAAAAATATGAGCCAAGATAGTTTTCAATCGTCTTATACTCCTGTTCATTATGGGAAATCAGCTTCTGAATTTAGCAAAGAAAGAGGTCAGTGGCTTCTTGCCAACGTAGAGCAGCAGATTGGCTGGCCTCAAAAAAGAGCTTTAATTTCTTATCGCGGTCGCAAAATTTTATTATTGCCGGCTACAAGTAAATATTATGCAGGGGTAGCGGTAATTACTAAAATAGGTCAGTTAGATGAGGGCAAAATTTTTGTAATGCAGTTCTTAAGTGCATTAGCCTGGTACAGGCCTAGCAAAATTGACATTATTCAATGGACTAATTCAGCAACTCAAGGTTCTCTAAATCAATATTTAAGGTTAGAGCTAACTAAACGGCCAGGTATGACAGCATTATTTTTCCGGCCAACCATGTTGCCAGATCCTAAAAATAAAAATGCCCAGCTCGCTTTATCATTATTCAGAGAGGGATTGTCGTTAAATCATTTAGGGTATTCATTCTTAAGCTATTATAAAATTATTAACATGAGATATCCTAACGGTGCTACTCAAAAACAATGGATTAGAAGTAATCTATATAAACTCGAGAGTTTGAAATATTTGTCGGATCGATTAAGTAGTTTAAAACAAAAACATAATGATCTTGCGTATTATATTTATACAGAGTGCCGATGCGCTGTGGCGCACGCCGGGGGAACGGCTCCTGTTTATGATCCAGAGAGCCTCTATGACGAAATTCGTTTTTATGAAATTCAACCAATTGCACATGCTTTAGCAAAAATTATAATAGAAGACGAATTCTGTATTAAAACAACAAATACTATTCTTAAAGAACATTTGTATGAATTAGAAGGCTTTCATTATCTTATAGGGGATAAGGTAACTAAACGATTGAAAGATAGAGAAAGTATATCAACAACAGAGATTCAAATTCCACACTTAATTAGCTTACGTCTTTGGGGTAAAAGGAAATTCAGGGCGTTCGAAAAATTATCTGTTACAGTTATAGGAATTAACAAAGGTATTGTTCAACTAAGTTTGACGCGTGACGGTAGAGTTATCATTCCTTTAGCATTAGATTTTCCCAGTGAAAAATTAATTTTCGAACCAATGACCGGTGCTGATTTATCAGATGATGGCACACCAAATGCGGCATCACAATTTGCTGATACTTATCGATTTTATGGAGAGGTAATTGCAAACGGCATTCTGGAGGTTTGGGACGTAAATTCAAATTTAATCTTAGGTCGATTACTTGAGTATTTACCAGTTAATATATTGCCTTCGCAGACGAAAGATAATTTGATTAAAATTGAAAAAAGATGGAGGGATGAAGCAAAAAGAAGAGTTGTTGCGATTAAATCCCCCAATGGGAAATGAGAAAAGGCATGCATATTTATTTAAGTGTAAAAAGCTGGATATGACCTGACCATGAATTATTGATTACAATCTAATCTGACAATTTCGCCACTATTGCTGACCAACATGAATCACTTTTACACCCGAAACGTTCAATTGCCAGTTTTAATAAGTTCAATTGCTTTGTTTAAGTCTGTTGAAGAAAAGTGTCTAAATTCGCTAGAACCGGGAAAGCTATTTCTAAATGATAAAGGCTGACCAAGTTTAAGAATTTGGCTTTCAATTCTCTTAGCCATTACAGTACCTACATTTTCAAGCATAACTATTTTAGGTATGAATCCAGCGTCTTTGGCAACATCATAAATTCTCTTATCACCTAGATTTTCGCTAGTTATGCCTACTTTATAAATGTCAGCCTCCGCATGCCACAGATAAACCACATCCCTCGTATTATATCTATCTAAATATTCTAAATGCTCTGTAATATCATCTAGTACTCCAAAACGTCTAGCTGCCACATATGCATTGTTATTATTTCTGTAAAAGTCTGCTCTAGTTGAATATTTTAATGCCTCCTCTGCTAGTAATTTCGGTGTCCAATTTACTCTTTCTGTGTATTTCATATGAGAACAAACTTCATCTAAAATACCTCTTTTGTGTGCTATTCCATAGGCTGTAGATCTCATTTGGAGTTCATTTCTGGTCTTATACTTTTTAGCCTCTTGAGCTATCTCTTCATTTGACCAATATTTGTGTTTAAATTCCATGTGCCCGCATGCTTTATCCAGAATAGTCCTTCTTTGGGCTGCTGCATATGCTAAAGGACTTGATAGTTTAAAGTCACTTCGTGATTTAAATTTAGTAGCTTCTTCAAAAATCATTTCGTCAGTCCAATTAACATGATGTACTTCCATGTGTGAACATATCTCATCTAAAATGCCACGTTTTGCAGCTATTTGATAAGCATTACTAATAGAGCTAAACTCGCCTCTTGAACTATATTTCTTAGCTTCCGATAAGAGCATTTCATACGTCCAATCGGTCTTCATATCGATCATATGCATACAGACATCATTTAAAATCCCGCGTTTCCATGCCGCTTTGTAAGCACCAAGGTTACTGGCACGAAACTCTGATTTCGTTTTAAATTTAGAAGCTTCATCTCTTATTTTCTCCTCTGTCCATTTTGGATGTAGGTTATCCATATGAGTACAGATTTGATCTATAAGCTCTCGTTTATGGGCTGCTTGATACGCTCCGGAAGAACCATTCTTGAAGTCGATTTTAGATTGATATTTCTTCGCCTCAGTCGCCAACATTTCATCAGACCAAGACATATGGGCTGGGATCATATGAGAGCAAACTTTTTCTATAATGCCTTGGTACTTGGCTGCCGCATAAGCTGAGCAATTCTTGGTACGAAACTCTTGTTTTGTCTGGTATTTTCTAGCTTCCTCAATCAGCTTTTCATATGTCCATTTCGTGTATGCCATAGTATTACTTATCCGAGTTTTTCATTTTTTTATTTTGTAACAAACTGGAACTCATTAAAAATGTCATTGATGAATTGCTCGATGTAAGTGATTAATTCTAAATAACCAACATTAGTACTTAATGCCAATTTTGAGAGCCATCCTTTAAAGTCTTCTTCATCATCACTTTGATAGCCAGGAATTGAGTTATCATTTAGAAAGATCATAATTAAAGTAGCTATATCTCGAGATACTCCATCCTTATCATGTGTCAGCTCTTTAGCTTTAATGTGAGAATTAATCCCCAAAAATTTGCACAGTTCAGAAGCTAATATATCTTTTTTTCTTATTTTTTCACGCAGCTCTGGTTTAAAATACAAAATGAATATAATGAAAATTGAAAGGTGATACCATTTATCGGGTGCAAATTGATCACTCTTTAATGTATGAAATAACTCCAAGTACAAAATAAAATTACTTATTTCTCGTAAAGAAAGTTCGTTGATTATGATTAAATTATTTAATAAATCAAATCTTGAGTCTAAATAGTACCTGCTGTGTGCCTTTAATATATCGCTATTTCTTATTAATTGGTCTGCGTAATGATAAGACACATGTTGTTTTCTTTTATTTGAATACTTATCCGTAGGTAAATAAAATTTGAATTTAATAAATTTATCAAGATATCTATGAGCATCAAGAGCTAAGCCATAGCAATGGTTCACAGAGGCTTTCATCTGGGTGTAGTTTGTTACCAAAATGAATTTAACATTTGCGACATCAAATACATGTTTAATTTTCTCAATTATTGCGATTGCAAAATCGGGTTTACATCTATCAAGTTCATCAATAAAGATGACAAGCTTTTTTTCGACAGTTAAGTCTTGTAAGATTAATTTTAAGCTATTGATATCTTTTTTAGCCTCTTGATAGTCTGTAATAACTCCATCAACAAGATTTTGACTACCTTCATCAACAGCTTTCTCTAACTCTTTTTGGAACTCCTGATCTAATGTTTCTGTATTTGATCTTAGTAACCAAGCAACGCTTGCTCTAGCAGAAGCTTTTAAGCCATAACGAAAAATAGCTTTTGCTTTGTTTAAGAAGGCAATTTTCTTGGAGCTATCCTCAATTAACTCCGATATTGCAGCAACGATTGGGATTAATGGGTCATTTGTATGATCAGCCTCAAATGCGTCTATATAGGCACAAATCAAGGTTTCATTAAATTCATCGTTAATTAGCTTTATGGTTTTACGGCAAAACTCTGTTTTACCCGTACCCCAGCTCCCATCGATTACCATTGGTGAAATATCAATATTACTATTAAGTATATTAATTAGTTTTTTGGCCACTGGTTTCCGGTCAAACTCATCCCGGGTTGCAAATGAAAATTCAAAATCAGGCAAAGCTAAACTCACTGGTTGGGTGAC harbors:
- the mauJ gene encoding methylamine utilization protein MauJ, with the protein product MSQDSFQSSYTPVHYGKSASEFSKERGQWLLANVEQQIGWPQKRALISYRGRKILLLPATSKYYAGVAVITKIGQLDEGKIFVMQFLSALAWYRPSKIDIIQWTNSATQGSLNQYLRLELTKRPGMTALFFRPTMLPDPKNKNAQLALSLFREGLSLNHLGYSFLSYYKIINMRYPNGATQKQWIRSNLYKLESLKYLSDRLSSLKQKHNDLAYYIYTECRCAVAHAGGTAPVYDPESLYDEIRFYEIQPIAHALAKIIIEDEFCIKTTNTILKEHLYELEGFHYLIGDKVTKRLKDRESISTTEIQIPHLISLRLWGKRKFRAFEKLSVTVIGINKGIVQLSLTRDGRVIIPLALDFPSEKLIFEPMTGADLSDDGTPNAASQFADTYRFYGEVIANGILEVWDVNSNLILGRLLEYLPVNILPSQTKDNLIKIEKRWRDEAKRRVVAIKSPNGK
- a CDS encoding KAP family P-loop NTPase fold protein translates to MPDFEFSFATRDEFDRKPVAKKLINILNSNIDISPMVIDGSWGTGKTEFCRKTIKLINDEFNETLICAYIDAFEADHTNDPLIPIVAAISELIEDSSKKIAFLNKAKAIFRYGLKASARASVAWLLRSNTETLDQEFQKELEKAVDEGSQNLVDGVITDYQEAKKDINSLKLILQDLTVEKKLVIFIDELDRCKPDFAIAIIEKIKHVFDVANVKFILVTNYTQMKASVNHCYGLALDAHRYLDKFIKFKFYLPTDKYSNKRKQHVSYHYADQLIRNSDILKAHSRYYLDSRFDLLNNLIIINELSLREISNFILYLELFHTLKSDQFAPDKWYHLSIFIIFILYFKPELREKIRKKDILASELCKFLGINSHIKAKELTHDKDGVSRDIATLIMIFLNDNSIPGYQSDDEEDFKGWLSKLALSTNVGYLELITYIEQFINDIFNEFQFVTK